tataaaataaaatatgaaaatatcgcCTGAAGCACATAGGTTATATATATGTGGTAATAGCAAAGAAGAAAGAGTGACATAATGATAAAGTATTTACACTTACTACAAGAATATTGTCATTGATTGATCGTCCAATAGGATATATAGCCCTTTGGCAAATTTAAAACAAAACTCATGTGACTATAAATAAACTTTTTAGATCGTACCAAAGTAAATTTAGAAATTTCTTgaacataataaaaaaattttggttGGGTTATTGCAAACCACAAGCCATTCTCTCACTTGGTTCATTCTCCTATTTTGAGTTCAAAATACAAAGAATATAAGAGAGAGACAGCTTCTTGTGTCATTTCCCACAGACAGTGCCACTGTTATGGACCATAGAAATTTTTTGTGGTATAGAcctacaaaataaaaaataaatggatCAGAGGTCCACTGGATATAGACTCAGTGAGAACCCTTCGACGCTCAAGTTAATGCTAGTATGAGAGAATAGTGTATTAAATTGATTAAAGAGAAAGAATATGTCTCTATAGATGATCTAATatctttatataagatataaacaaTGGTTTATTATGGTAAGTTAACTATgtaattatatggatattattaACTAGCTTAATCATAGgattatatttctatttatagTGCATAATTATAAGCATTACTATATTTGACAATCCTACCatgattgtttatctttaatcaaGATTCTCTTCTTTCGTTGAGTGGGTCTTACAGTGGTTGAACCAATTAAACGAATCTTATGGTTGAACCATTAAATATTATTAGGCTCGTGGGCTATCCAAAAACTCGATTTActgaattaattatatatattttgaggAGCTATATCAACTAGTAAGGATTTTTATTGCTTAGACCTGTTCTATCATAAATTTATGATAAGATtcacctattaaatatatgaattttatatatttGTGCCTTTGATTCATAATAGACTAGGTATTTGCAAAAAATTTTTCATTATCTAGAATCGATTTATTGTGGATTCAGTACACACTATTTATAATGGGACAAAAATAAGTGAAActtgcattatatatatatatatatatatatatatatatatatatatatatatatatgagagggAGAGAATAGATGGCCTAACTGTACTCCAAAAGTTAGCTCAAAAGAAGAAAGTTTATTCAAATCTTATATTTAGTACAAATACCTTATCCCAAATCAATGTTGGATAACACACGCTACTTACAGTCAGGCATGAACATTTAGAACGTGAAGTTTGCAGGCAAACACATATGTGGTAGTCCAACATTAAATTAAGGTAAGTTCTCATACTACGTAAAGAAAATTGATTGGATCTAATTCCACTAAAAAAACTAACTCAATTGAAGAAGATTTATCAAGTTCTATGTAGCACAAACAGTTTATCCTAAATCAATGCGCAATAACAGTATATATGAGTTTTGATATAAGAAACATCATTAATGTCGTCTAAAATTTAATTAGGAGAGTATTTGGAGGGAAGATCCTTTAATTATTGGGTTTCAATTCAATGGGGCTAGTGTTCACAAATTTAATCAGTAAGTTTGCATAAATATTTACTTATAAATATGAGTCAATCTAACTTCTCAGATTTACAATAGAAGTTGTTGAATTAATAGACACCACAAGTGAATGGTGGTTACTAATCACCATTAAGAATCTAAACAATACAAGCACTATCATATTCAAGCAAAAATTTATGCCAATTCTTCCTCCAAGCTAATTGGAAACCCCTTACACACAATCCATAAACTGCCCCACTGACTGAATAATTCCCAAGATGAGAAGTAAAACCCACCACGTCATCTGTCCATGCCATCACGCAGTAAACACGGCCTCAAACTActcttttaatataatttttttatatatttacattttctttcttaattataaaattaaataattttaaaataaataaataaaaatacttaaattcaatcaaaatctcTTCACTTTTTATATACTTTTATCCTTTTCACgccttttaaattattatttattaataatataatttttttattttattttttttaatttaaaagaaaataaaaaaattctttaTGAGTCTATCaaacttaattaaataaaattaaattttagcttaaaaaataaataaaattaatttaaaagattaaaattttgacaaaaataataaataatgtacaaacaaaattaatctaaaaatttgatcttgaattttttatttacaaCGATGTGATTGATGACTCAAAACAATCAATATATAGCTAATTAAAATGATTCGATTCGAATCGAATTCGAATTCGCTGATACAATTTATTTGCCATCTCTATAACGCCATGGATGCACTGACAAAATGAGAGCATAGTACAGACCGTTGATCATGGAGGAGCCCACCCTCTGACGGCAATATCTACTCTTTAGCATTATCATTTTCAAGAGAGAAGCTGAAATTATTGTGaagatagaatatatatatagagagagagagagagagagagagagagagatctatCAATTAATCCAACGGTCCGAATGAGTGAAGGCTTAATTTGATTGAAAAGGATGCAGGTCTAATCAATCCACATTTTTCTAGTATATATCAGTTAAAACTCACTAAGTTTTACAGCTGCAAGTAACTTAAATCACACATAATTAGGTATGTGATTCCAGATTAATTCTTGCCACGTGTCTATTCCTAAGTGCTCCTCATAGTCTTGCGTATAATCATCATAAACTAGCTGTAACTATCCAACAAACTGTCAACCACTGAGCAGCAAATTAAAACCCGATATTAGCATATAGTTAGTAactattaatttatattattaaacattattttatataattcaggATTTTAGATTTCTCAGATGTTGTTTCAAAATtactaatttaaaatttattaaattttttaaaaaataattttagaaaatGAAATGGGTTGATAGTTAGTggagtaaataataataataataataataatggatgttgctttaaaaaaaaaaaaacttttatttaCGTGTAGAGTTGGACTATGTGATGATAATTCGGGtctttagggttagggttttgtttaTGTAGGGCCAGATCTGACAATTGGCTTAATACAGGGGACAGACGTGTATCTTTATAGACCAAGTTGTGTACTTATATAATATCATTATTTATTTGGATAtctgttaatttaattaattaattaaattaaacatttttatgaatattaataaattaatatttaacttCTCTTTTAGTTTTGATGGTTGCAGCAACTCGGGATGTTGTTGAACGGATCTATCCATCTTCAGATTTGATTTTAGTCGTTCTTCTTTATTCCAAACAGTTGATTAATCAAATTTATTTAGTAATTGATgataagaaaagaagaagaagaagctgcaGAAGAAGAAAACAGAGAGGAAATCATTATTTTGCATAAGTTTCAGCAGAGCAAAACTGTGAAAGATTCTCCCCGATGAGGTTCTTCAATTATATctaataagatatatataaataagatttTCTTTTCTGAGACTACTGACTTGGTCAAAGTCTGTGGCTAAGGAAattatattttaagtttatttattattaataatacatAATTAATAGTCTGTTAATACTATGTAAATAATTAATCAGTATAAATTAAGAAATGAATAGGGCAAAATGATTCAAACTGGCAATCATTAAACCGAACCCTTGAAAGCATGGCATTAATTCTAAGATAATGTTAATTAAATTGCTTAATTAAAGGGGATTTATCCGATGGGTTTTTGATAACCTTCTCCTTTAAACCATTCAACAACCATACATATTCGTTCCTTGGTTGCTTGCCCAACTCATTAttccttaaaaaaataaaaataaaaataaaggggttaatttaatttttattataaacaagTAGATCGTATGTAAAATTCAATAGAGATCTATTTCTTGGTTTCACACAGCGAATCCAAACCACAGCTCTCACATACTTTGACCAGTGCCAATCTACCCCACCCTGATCTTTTGAGAGAAACCGCAAGCAGCTTCTCCTCCATTGACAAGTAGAAAAGGCTAAAgaaacctctctctctctctctctctctctctctctctttctctgtctGTTTGTTTCCTCTCTggaacaaaaccctaattcacctcaaCCCCATATCAGGTAATAAAACAAAACCAAAGAGTTTAagttcaattttcttttcttcctctttctctcttCTGCTGCAACCATCAATTTTCATGATCCGTGGGCTGTTTATTCTCTTCTTTACACATACCATTTTGCCCAAAGACAAAGTAAAAGCAAGCCTAATACTGTCTTCTTCGCAGATCAGAGCTTTAAAGACAATACTTGGGTACTTTCTGATAGCTCTATTCTTCCAgaagatctctctctctctctgtgtattACTATTAGCTCATGCTTTGTTTTGTAGTTTGCCTCTTAAATGGGTCTGTGTAAGTAAGTAGGCAAAATCTCTCTGCATATCTCTCTCCATATCTCTGTCTCTCCTCACGTCTTTCCCTTTtatctctctttctctctgtGTCTGTCTACTGAAGTGAGAAATGGATTCGGGTAATAGTGGAAGTATGCAATCCTCAAGTGGTGGAGATGAGGAGTATGATTCACGCGCCGAGTCAATCTCAGCTTTCTTGAACAGCAATAACAACCCATTAAGCCATGTTGGTCCCAAGCCTAACCCACCGCCACCaccagaccaccaccaccaccaccaacacCAACACCAACACCAAACCCACTCCTCTTCATCGTCCATGTTTGACCCCTTATCAAACTATTTTGATCCTTTATCATCGTCAAGGTCACCGCCGCAGCTCACAAACCCAAATTCACTTCTCAATCTTGATATGGTCTGGTCCAAAAACATAAGATCTGAGACGAATTGCACTGATCTTGGTGCTTTCTTAGCGCCATCCTCACCAACCCAACAATTTTTCACCAACCAACCGCCAAGTAGAACCACTTTTCCTTCTGTACAGATCCCTCAAGGACCAGAATGTGCTACAAGAGGTTCGGGTTCAGCTTCAGCTTCAGCTTCAGTTTCGAATGATCAGGGCACGATCACCACTAGCAGCAATAATATCGTTCGTAATCCAAAGAAGAGATCCAGAGCTTCGAGGCGTGCACCAACCACAGTTTTGACTACAGACACGACTAATTTCCGAGCCATGGTTCAGGAGTTCACTGGGATCCCTGCACCTCCCTTCACATCCTCGTCTTTCCCAAGAAGCAGGCTTGATCTATTTGGCACTGCTTCCACTTTGAGATCAGCTGCCCATTTGGAACCTCCAACACCTCCTTATCTTTTAAGACCTTTTGCTCAGAAAATCCAACCTCCCcctccatttctctcttcttcttcagcgTCTACATCTTTTTCTACTTCTTCTCTGGTCGATGCTATAGCTTCCACTACTGCAACTAACATCAATTCTGGTACTGGTACTAATATTACTACTTCTAATTCTTCAACTTCCATTAACTACCAGCTATCTTCTGATTTAGGCCTTCTAAAACAGCCTCAGCATCTACTCAACATCAACATGCAAAACCCAATTCTCAATCTCCAGTCTCTCCTTGAACCCACTCCTAAATACCTACTTCCCAATTCAGCCATTCTTGGCCCCTCCAAAACACAAGAAGGGTCGTTAGAAATTCCATCAAATGATTCGCATCTGAAAATGGGTGTTCTGGAAGAGTTCGGTTTGAGCCATGGCCATGTTAGCACGAACCTAACTGGACTCTCAAATATAGTATCATCATCAAACACAACATTGAGAAGAAGCGACAACAACCACACTGCAAACTGGGGAGATGAAGAAGGATCAAACGAGGGCGATCGAGGTCTGTTAAGGTCCATCAATGGCAATTACAGTAACTCACAGCAAAGAGTTACCAATGGAAAAGTGAACTACTCGGCTTCTTCATCAAATTTTAAGGGGCCAGATAATGTAGCAGCTGCAAGAAGTGAAGGTATGGTGGAATCATGGATTTGTTCATCAGATtaggaattttaaaatatatatatatattatcactaTTAAGAAGTTTCATCATAATGAGAGACCACAAACAGAATGAGTATCTTTGATGCATGAAagagaagattttttttttgttttttctctCCATCTAAACCATGACTTAATTTCAACATAATTAGACactatttttccttttttattttttatgtatgTAAATAATAGCctccctttcatcttctttcTTTATATACATCCTTGCATTGAATTCGATAATGGGTTTGAAAAATATTGATTTTGTATATATGCATGTTTTGAGTTTGACTCTTGTGAGGAGATCAATCAAGAACGGACATAACATAACCCATATCAAACTGTGTGTGTTCCTTCCTCGTACCATAACTTCCGTGGCTttgttttactttttttttttgtttttaatatttGTATATAAATTCAAGAACAGGAATggaggaaaaagaaaatgaaggttTTTTTTTTGTCTGGTATTGTTGTATCATTATCATGGTATgtattaattttgaaaattattaaaaatggatttaatttaatttataaaaattttataagttaatttaaatttataaaaatttaatattttaagtaGTTATGTATTTAAGTAAagtgataaataaaaaataatttataaatatatttattattaaaatgattaaaaataatattaaataaaatttataataaaaatttaaaaattaaataaaaataatataataaaatacttaattttataaacacaatatttacaaacactaaaataaaatgtgagatctctaaatttttttaggtttataatttttttttataagattaaaaattataataaataaatatattaatttattttttaaatttatattaatttataccTTAAGGTAAATATCTTCTAAGTTTATGT
This sequence is a window from Hevea brasiliensis isolate MT/VB/25A 57/8 chromosome 10, ASM3005281v1, whole genome shotgun sequence. Protein-coding genes within it:
- the LOC110661927 gene encoding uncharacterized protein LOC110661927; this encodes MDSGNSGSMQSSSGGDEEYDSRAESISAFLNSNNNPLSHVGPKPNPPPPPDHHHHHQHQHQHQTHSSSSSMFDPLSNYFDPLSSSRSPPQLTNPNSLLNLDMVWSKNIRSETNCTDLGAFLAPSSPTQQFFTNQPPSRTTFPSVQIPQGPECATRGSGSASASASVSNDQGTITTSSNNIVRNPKKRSRASRRAPTTVLTTDTTNFRAMVQEFTGIPAPPFTSSSFPRSRLDLFGTASTLRSAAHLEPPTPPYLLRPFAQKIQPPPPFLSSSSASTSFSTSSLVDAIASTTATNINSGTGTNITTSNSSTSINYQLSSDLGLLKQPQHLLNINMQNPILNLQSLLEPTPKYLLPNSAILGPSKTQEGSLEIPSNDSHLKMGVLEEFGLSHGHVSTNLTGLSNIVSSSNTTLRRSDNNHTANWGDEEGSNEGDRGLLRSINGNYSNSQQRVTNGKVNYSASSSNFKGPDNVAAARSEGMVESWICSSD